The following proteins are co-located in the Spinactinospora alkalitolerans genome:
- a CDS encoding tRNA adenosine deaminase-associated protein, protein MSIFSAVFSRSAAGWTGAEIDLAEADGIDDVADLMRDVAGARDPGAAEGTMILMVEADDEWFGIVRVDDHNDPQVFLSDARVVPGYPLAALLLDGKGDGEPEEAEGTGQTPYPDPAGDSGLLSDFGTSGEELLALTLREGLLPADALDEVAGRAGFAESLDALRA, encoded by the coding sequence GTGTCGATCTTCTCAGCGGTTTTCTCCCGGTCCGCCGCCGGCTGGACGGGGGCTGAGATCGATCTGGCGGAGGCCGACGGCATCGACGACGTCGCCGATCTGATGCGCGACGTCGCGGGGGCGCGCGACCCCGGAGCGGCCGAGGGCACCATGATCCTCATGGTGGAGGCCGACGACGAGTGGTTCGGGATCGTCAGGGTCGACGACCACAACGACCCCCAGGTCTTCCTCTCCGACGCGCGGGTCGTGCCCGGCTACCCGCTCGCCGCGCTGCTGCTGGACGGCAAGGGCGACGGGGAGCCCGAGGAGGCCGAGGGCACCGGGCAGACGCCCTACCCCGACCCCGCCGGCGACTCCGGCCTGCTCTCCGACTTCGGCACGTCCGGCGAGGAGCTGCTGGCGCTGACGCTGCGCGAGGGCCTGCTGCCCGCCGACGCCCTGGACGAGGTCGCCGGTCGCGCGGGCTTCGCCGAATCGCTGGACGCGCTGCGGGCATGA
- a CDS encoding VOC family protein: protein MIGRLSSVVLDCPDPHALARFYCEVLGVPITGVDGGWVDIGDATTGRISFQHAPDHVPPRWPDPRHPQQIHLDIRVDDIDEAEPKVLALGATLLSATEPRFRVYADPAGHPFCLEWE from the coding sequence ATGATCGGTCGCCTGTCCTCGGTGGTCCTCGACTGCCCCGACCCGCACGCGCTGGCGCGGTTCTACTGCGAGGTGCTCGGGGTGCCGATCACCGGCGTCGACGGCGGATGGGTCGACATCGGCGACGCCACCACCGGACGCATCAGCTTCCAGCACGCACCGGACCACGTGCCGCCGCGGTGGCCGGACCCGCGGCATCCGCAGCAGATCCACCTGGACATCCGGGTCGACGACATCGACGAGGCCGAACCGAAGGTGCTCGCCCTCGGCGCCACCCTGCTCTCCGCCACCGAGCCCCGCTTCCGCGTCTACGCCGACCCGGCCGGGCACCCCTTCTGCCTGGAGTGGGAGTAG
- a CDS encoding haloalkane dehalogenase: MQVLRTPDDRFTDLPGFPFAPHYAEVGDGDGGTLRMHHLDEGPRDGDVVVLLHGEPSWCYLYRSMIPPLIDAGFRCVAPDLVGFGRSDKPTEQDDYTYAAHVSWLRSLLLDRLDLRGITLFGQDWGGLIGLRMLAEAPDRFARAVVANTGLPTGDHPPTEAFLKWQRFARQTPDFQIGRLINGSVRSDLPPEVVAAYDAPFPDASYTAGARVFPSLVPTAPDDPASADNRRAWEVLKEWDKPLLTAFSDGDPITAGGERPFQKLVPGAQDQPHATIEDAGHFLQEDAGPELARIIADLVRRTR; this comes from the coding sequence ATGCAGGTCCTGCGCACACCCGACGACCGGTTCACCGATCTCCCCGGGTTCCCCTTCGCGCCGCACTACGCCGAGGTCGGCGACGGCGACGGCGGCACCCTCCGCATGCACCACCTGGACGAGGGCCCGCGCGACGGCGACGTCGTCGTGCTCCTGCACGGCGAGCCCTCCTGGTGCTACCTGTACCGCTCGATGATCCCGCCCCTGATCGACGCCGGATTCCGGTGCGTCGCCCCCGACCTCGTCGGATTCGGCCGCTCCGACAAACCCACCGAACAGGACGACTACACCTACGCCGCGCACGTGTCCTGGCTGCGGAGCCTGCTCCTCGACCGGCTCGACCTGCGCGGGATCACCCTGTTCGGCCAGGACTGGGGCGGGCTCATCGGGCTGCGGATGCTCGCGGAGGCGCCGGACCGCTTCGCCCGCGCCGTGGTCGCCAACACCGGCCTGCCCACCGGGGACCACCCGCCGACGGAGGCGTTCCTGAAGTGGCAGCGGTTCGCCCGGCAGACGCCCGACTTCCAGATCGGGCGCCTGATCAACGGAAGCGTCCGGAGCGACCTGCCGCCCGAGGTGGTCGCCGCCTACGACGCGCCCTTCCCCGACGCCTCCTACACCGCAGGCGCGCGGGTCTTCCCCTCCCTGGTCCCCACCGCCCCCGACGACCCGGCGTCGGCCGACAACCGGCGCGCCTGGGAGGTGCTGAAGGAGTGGGACAAGCCCCTCCTCACCGCGTTCAGCGACGGCGACCCCATCACCGCGGGCGGTGAGCGCCCCTTCCAGAAGCTCGTTCCCGGCGCGCAGGACCAGCCGCACGCGACCATCGAGGACGCCGGCCACTTCCTGCAGGAGGACGCCGGCCCCGAGCTCGCCCGGATCATCGCCGACCTGGTCCGCCGCACCCGGTGA
- the upp gene encoding uracil phosphoribosyltransferase — translation MDIHVVDHPLVAHKLTTLRDVRTDSPTFRRLTDELVTLLAYEATRDVRVADVTVQTPLAPAPGVQLTRPTPLVIPILRAGLGMLDGMTRLLPTAEVGFLGMARDERTLQPATYADRLPQDLSGRQCYVLDPMLATGGTLAASLKLLVDRGADHVTAICLLAAPEGLDSVKAKLVETLGDEHNALLRVVTAAVDERLNENGFIMPGLGDAGDRLYGCV, via the coding sequence ATGGACATCCACGTCGTCGACCATCCGCTCGTCGCGCACAAGCTCACGACTCTGCGCGACGTGCGTACCGACTCTCCGACGTTCCGGCGGCTGACCGACGAGCTGGTCACCCTGCTCGCCTACGAGGCGACCCGGGACGTCCGGGTGGCCGATGTCACCGTGCAGACGCCTCTGGCCCCCGCTCCCGGCGTGCAGCTCACCCGGCCCACGCCGCTGGTGATCCCCATCCTGCGCGCCGGCCTGGGCATGCTCGACGGCATGACGCGGCTGCTCCCGACGGCCGAGGTCGGCTTCCTCGGCATGGCCCGCGACGAGCGGACCCTGCAGCCGGCGACCTACGCCGACCGCCTCCCCCAGGACCTGTCCGGGCGCCAGTGCTACGTGCTCGACCCGATGCTGGCCACCGGCGGCACGCTGGCGGCTTCGCTGAAGCTGCTGGTCGACCGCGGCGCCGACCACGTCACCGCGATCTGCCTGCTCGCCGCGCCCGAGGGCCTGGATTCGGTCAAGGCCAAACTGGTCGAGACGCTGGGCGACGAGCACAACGCGCTGCTGCGCGTGGTCACGGCGGCCGTCGACGAGCGGCTGAACGAGAACGGGTTCATCATGCCGGGGCTGGGCGACGCCGGGGACCGGCTCTACGGCTGCGTGTGA
- a CDS encoding SDR family NAD(P)-dependent oxidoreductase: MTDTTEETAAPEVADGVVVTGAAGGIGSAVVGALAGRGRRVLAMGRDSERLAAIAEAHPGVRPVPADLRRPESLADAVTGIAGLDALVHCAGVAPVASVAASTVELWRETLTVNLAAAAACGPALLESPPAHGQRSGGVRARLSRGGSAPAGRARA, encoded by the coding sequence ATGACCGACACGACCGAGGAGACCGCGGCGCCCGAGGTGGCCGACGGGGTCGTGGTGACGGGGGCGGCGGGCGGCATCGGCTCGGCCGTGGTCGGCGCCCTGGCGGGACGGGGACGGCGCGTGCTCGCGATGGGGCGCGACTCCGAGCGGCTCGCCGCGATCGCCGAGGCGCACCCCGGAGTCCGGCCGGTCCCGGCCGACCTGCGGCGTCCGGAGTCTCTGGCGGACGCCGTCACCGGCATCGCCGGGCTGGACGCGCTCGTCCACTGCGCGGGGGTCGCGCCGGTCGCCTCCGTGGCCGCCTCGACGGTGGAGCTGTGGCGCGAGACCCTGACCGTGAACCTGGCCGCGGCGGCCGCCTGCGGCCCGGCTCTCCTTGAGAGCCCGCCCGCCCACGGCCAACGGTCGGGCGGGGTCCGGGCCAGGCTCAGCCGAGGTGGTTCAGCGCCTGCCGGCCGAGCTCGGGCATGA
- a CDS encoding ATP-binding protein: protein MPASSSHVLPAVRWWEPRLYPGEIAFSPRVRADARTALSGFPDRIAGDVELVVSELFANAVRYTASGDGGEVWVQLSMPDADLLRLDVADGGWTDTVPRIPALDGVDWLNSEGRRGLLLVEAVTLNWGYVDPYADRPYNLGLIVFAEFAVDPAQVPAPTSSPTTV, encoded by the coding sequence ATGCCTGCCTCGTCCTCGCACGTCTTGCCCGCCGTCCGCTGGTGGGAGCCGCGGCTTTACCCCGGTGAGATCGCTTTCTCGCCGCGGGTGCGGGCCGATGCCCGCACCGCTCTGTCCGGCTTCCCCGATCGGATCGCGGGCGACGTCGAGCTCGTCGTCTCCGAGCTGTTCGCCAACGCGGTGCGCTACACCGCCTCCGGCGACGGCGGCGAAGTGTGGGTGCAACTCTCCATGCCCGACGCCGACCTCCTCCGCCTCGACGTCGCCGACGGCGGGTGGACCGACACCGTGCCCAGGATTCCGGCCCTGGACGGCGTGGACTGGCTGAACAGCGAGGGGCGGCGCGGCCTGCTGCTCGTCGAGGCCGTCACGTTGAACTGGGGCTACGTCGACCCCTACGCCGACCGCCCCTACAACCTCGGCCTGATCGTCTTCGCCGAGTTCGCCGTGGACCCCGCCCAGGTCCCGGCCCCGACCTCGTCGCCGACCACCGTCTGA
- a CDS encoding helix-turn-helix domain-containing protein: MTRKSSTVRRRRLAAELRRLREAAGMTAEEATKKLDWSRGRLNHMERGRLARPDASVMRDLLNLYKVTDEKQREAILTLARQSRERGWWTKFDDVFTDTYVGFEAEASVISTYQPIVIPGLLQTPSYAAASASASLTRSASEIERIAESRQRRQEILARDDAPEFLAIVDELALLRLMRTPDMAKEQLQHLIGVASDRSSTITLQVLPISAGLHAGSHGSFVILDFPDELDPSVVYLEARADGLYLEKPEQVEDYKKVFNSLQMTAMSEADSIDLMSELIH, encoded by the coding sequence ATGACGAGGAAGAGCTCAACCGTCCGCCGTCGACGGCTCGCAGCGGAACTGCGGCGGTTGCGCGAAGCGGCGGGGATGACAGCGGAAGAGGCAACGAAGAAGCTTGACTGGTCGCGTGGTCGCCTGAACCACATGGAGCGTGGCCGATTGGCTCGACCAGACGCCAGCGTGATGCGAGATCTGCTGAACCTGTACAAGGTGACCGACGAGAAGCAGCGCGAAGCGATCCTGACTCTCGCAAGGCAGTCGCGGGAGCGAGGCTGGTGGACCAAGTTCGACGATGTGTTCACCGATACATACGTCGGGTTCGAGGCAGAAGCCTCTGTGATCTCCACCTATCAACCCATTGTGATCCCAGGGCTGTTGCAGACCCCGAGCTATGCTGCGGCTTCGGCATCCGCGTCCCTAACGCGGTCAGCCTCGGAAATCGAACGGATCGCAGAGTCCAGGCAACGACGTCAGGAGATTCTTGCCCGCGACGATGCTCCGGAGTTCCTCGCCATCGTGGACGAGCTTGCTCTGCTGCGTCTGATGCGCACTCCTGATATGGCCAAAGAGCAGCTACAGCACCTCATCGGCGTGGCCTCAGACCGCAGCAGCACCATCACGCTACAAGTGCTTCCAATCTCAGCCGGACTCCATGCTGGTAGCCACGGCAGCTTCGTCATCCTGGACTTCCCGGATGAGCTGGACCCATCCGTCGTCTACCTGGAAGCCCGAGCGGACGGACTTTACTTGGAAAAGCCCGAGCAGGTGGAGGACTACAAGAAGGTATTCAATAGCCTTCAGATGACCGCTATGTCCGAAGCGGACTCCATAGACCTCATGTCCGAGCTGATCCACTAG
- a CDS encoding three-helix bundle dimerization domain-containing protein, with protein MTEKAAAAPREFTPVIRRLSAEFDGVHPEPTISRCVDAARHGAQDVTGRATPDLVERIARQHLKVLALAFAERR; from the coding sequence ATGACCGAAAAGGCAGCCGCCGCCCCACGCGAGTTCACCCCCGTCATCCGTCGGCTCAGCGCCGAGTTCGACGGCGTCCACCCGGAGCCGACCATCTCCAGATGCGTGGACGCGGCCCGGCACGGGGCCCAGGACGTGACCGGCAGGGCGACGCCGGACCTCGTCGAGCGGATCGCCCGCCAGCACCTCAAGGTCCTGGCCCTGGCCTTCGCGGAGCGACGCTGA
- a CDS encoding DUF397 domain-containing protein, producing the protein MSSPLSELHFRKSSYSNPQNCVEVALTFRKSSYSAGANECVEVADLPTGAAMRDSKRPDAGHLGFASGEWDAFLTAVKGDRL; encoded by the coding sequence GTGTCCTCACCCCTCAGCGAACTCCACTTCCGCAAGTCCAGCTACAGCAACCCGCAGAACTGCGTGGAAGTCGCCCTCACCTTCCGCAAGTCGAGCTACAGCGCTGGCGCCAACGAGTGCGTCGAGGTCGCAGACCTTCCCACTGGCGCGGCGATGCGCGACTCCAAGCGTCCCGATGCCGGGCACCTCGGCTTTGCCTCCGGCGAGTGGGACGCCTTCCTCACCGCCGTGAAGGGCGACCGGCTCTAG
- a CDS encoding class I SAM-dependent DNA methyltransferase, with amino-acid sequence MATPSTVLSGPEIQARIVRFVKRWSGYSGTERSEAQTFLNELFAAYGSDRRAAGAVFEDSKTSQGIMDLRWGDRLIVEMKAPGETAQLEKHRKQALDYWRESSDPGSDSPAAQYVVLCSFHRFEIWEPGRYPTQPRADFPLSELADHYEKLLFLTNAGDEALFHIADRRITTDAAQIIGRVNHSLMTRDAAPPEVVQNFLLQMVWLFFAERFNMISGHPSWHILREAKQRRAFAPALIGGLLWSLNQDDPHLRHGVLKGTAYVNGGLFSRPAVVELTETEIDLLLEAGEYEWDKVNPTIFGSLVESFLGEKRGALGAHYTHEADIMKIVRPTIVQPWQARIDAAETFQECHRLLQELCDFKVLDPACGSGNFLYVAYRELRGLEKRLKERLRALAKESGFPIPGDALPFYPLGNLYGIDVVQAAVQVAQLTLWMGHRQVAADFEAAERFLPLTNLEALRSQDALKADWPEVDCVIGNPPFVGSQHLRSAQGDEYLDFLKDTFGVGIKDFCVYWFRKTHDHLKPGQRAGLIGTNSIRQPSARAASLGYVVDHGGVITDAISSQVWPGEAKVHVSIANWVKEPGEASGLPGEPGAPGEFVLDGELVSGISSRLQAMSDGSGDAVSLSVNRDHAFQGPIPIGAGFILDEEEAQRLLARGDADYRDVVRPYLVGDDIADDPGQRARRWVIDFGLRALEEANAYPAAMEIVRERVKPIRETNNRKIYKERWWLFGEPRRAMRLALEGKERYISCQGQGKRALFIWTDAWTCPSNLVNVFAFDDDYSMGILSSAAHVAWSWAQSGTLKADLRYSPSNAFMTFPWPDPVTEEQRERIAEASREIIARRQQICETEQIGLTALYNQVDEGAYADLKKLHLELDKAVAAAYGWSASVAQDHDELVARLLKLNQEIAEGKRSYSPFPEKTGEGALQPMFDV; translated from the coding sequence ATGGCAACCCCCAGCACCGTGCTCAGCGGTCCCGAGATCCAGGCCCGCATCGTCAGGTTCGTCAAGCGCTGGTCCGGCTACTCCGGTACCGAACGCAGCGAGGCGCAGACCTTCCTCAACGAGCTGTTCGCGGCCTACGGCAGCGACCGCAGGGCCGCCGGTGCGGTCTTCGAGGACAGCAAGACCTCGCAGGGCATCATGGACCTGCGCTGGGGCGACCGGCTCATCGTGGAGATGAAGGCGCCGGGCGAGACCGCGCAGTTGGAGAAGCACCGCAAGCAGGCGCTGGACTACTGGCGGGAGTCCTCCGATCCGGGCAGCGACAGCCCGGCCGCGCAGTACGTGGTGCTGTGCTCGTTCCACCGGTTCGAGATCTGGGAGCCGGGGCGGTACCCCACGCAGCCGCGCGCCGACTTCCCGCTGTCGGAGCTGGCCGACCACTACGAGAAGCTGCTCTTCCTCACCAATGCCGGTGACGAGGCGCTCTTCCACATCGCCGACCGCAGGATCACCACCGACGCCGCGCAGATCATCGGGCGGGTGAACCACTCCCTGATGACGCGGGACGCCGCGCCGCCGGAGGTGGTGCAGAATTTCCTGCTGCAGATGGTGTGGCTGTTCTTCGCCGAACGGTTCAACATGATCTCGGGCCACCCGAGCTGGCACATCCTGCGGGAGGCGAAGCAGCGCAGGGCCTTCGCCCCGGCGCTGATCGGCGGCCTGCTGTGGTCGTTGAACCAGGACGACCCGCACCTGCGGCACGGCGTGCTGAAGGGCACCGCCTACGTCAACGGCGGCCTGTTCAGCAGGCCCGCGGTGGTCGAGCTCACCGAGACCGAGATCGATCTTCTCCTTGAGGCCGGCGAGTACGAGTGGGACAAGGTCAACCCGACCATTTTCGGGTCGCTGGTCGAGAGCTTCCTCGGCGAGAAGCGCGGTGCGCTGGGTGCGCACTACACCCACGAGGCCGACATCATGAAGATCGTCCGGCCCACGATCGTGCAGCCGTGGCAGGCGCGCATCGACGCGGCGGAGACCTTCCAGGAGTGCCACCGGCTGCTCCAGGAGCTGTGCGACTTCAAGGTGCTCGACCCGGCCTGCGGGTCGGGCAACTTCCTCTACGTCGCCTACCGTGAACTTCGCGGACTTGAGAAGAGGCTCAAGGAGAGGCTGCGCGCGCTGGCGAAGGAGAGCGGCTTCCCGATCCCGGGCGACGCGCTGCCGTTCTACCCCCTGGGCAACCTCTACGGCATCGACGTGGTCCAGGCCGCGGTGCAGGTCGCCCAGCTCACCCTGTGGATGGGGCACCGCCAGGTCGCGGCCGACTTCGAGGCCGCCGAGCGCTTCCTGCCGCTGACCAACCTCGAAGCCCTCCGCAGTCAAGATGCGCTGAAGGCGGACTGGCCCGAGGTCGACTGCGTCATCGGCAACCCGCCGTTCGTCGGCTCTCAGCACCTGCGCTCGGCACAGGGTGATGAGTACCTGGACTTCCTGAAGGACACGTTCGGGGTCGGGATCAAGGACTTCTGCGTCTACTGGTTCCGCAAGACCCACGACCACCTGAAGCCGGGCCAGCGGGCGGGGTTGATCGGGACGAACTCGATCAGGCAGCCCTCGGCGCGCGCGGCCAGCCTCGGCTACGTCGTGGACCACGGCGGCGTGATCACCGACGCGATATCAAGCCAGGTCTGGCCGGGGGAGGCAAAGGTCCACGTCAGCATCGCCAACTGGGTGAAGGAGCCGGGGGAGGCGTCGGGACTGCCGGGGGAGCCGGGAGCACCGGGAGAGTTCGTGCTGGACGGCGAGTTGGTTTCGGGGATCTCGTCGCGCTTGCAGGCCATGTCGGATGGGAGCGGGGACGCGGTCTCTCTGTCGGTGAATCGCGATCACGCGTTCCAGGGACCGATCCCGATCGGCGCGGGGTTCATCTTGGACGAAGAAGAAGCACAGCGGCTGCTCGCCCGAGGCGATGCCGACTACCGGGATGTCGTGCGCCCGTACCTGGTCGGCGATGACATCGCGGACGACCCGGGGCAACGCGCCCGTCGCTGGGTCATCGACTTCGGCCTTCGCGCACTTGAGGAGGCCAATGCCTACCCCGCTGCCATGGAGATCGTTCGGGAGCGGGTCAAGCCGATCCGCGAGACCAACAACCGGAAGATCTACAAGGAGCGCTGGTGGTTGTTCGGCGAGCCTCGGCGCGCGATGCGTCTGGCGTTGGAGGGGAAAGAGCGTTATATCTCTTGCCAGGGGCAGGGTAAGCGTGCACTTTTCATCTGGACGGATGCGTGGACCTGTCCGAGCAATCTAGTGAACGTTTTCGCCTTTGACGACGATTATTCCATGGGAATCCTCAGTTCAGCAGCGCATGTGGCCTGGAGCTGGGCGCAGTCGGGGACACTCAAGGCTGACCTTCGCTATTCGCCGTCCAATGCCTTCATGACCTTCCCCTGGCCCGATCCGGTGACGGAGGAGCAGCGGGAGCGCATCGCTGAGGCCAGCCGGGAGATCATCGCCCGACGGCAGCAGATCTGCGAAACCGAGCAGATCGGCCTTACCGCGCTGTACAACCAGGTCGATGAAGGAGCTTACGCCGACCTCAAGAAGCTGCACCTGGAGTTGGACAAGGCGGTTGCCGCCGCGTACGGCTGGTCGGCCTCTGTCGCGCAGGACCACGATGAGCTCGTCGCTCGGCTTCTCAAGCTCAACCAGGAGATCGCTGAGGGCAAGCGCTCCTACTCCCCGTTCCCCGAGAAGACCGGTGAGGGAGCACTCCAGCCCATGTTCGACGTCTGA
- a CDS encoding nucleoside deaminase encodes MSGAQQARDRYDEALRLALDEAERTSGSGDVPVGAVVLDPAGTVIGAGHNEREATGDPTAHAEVLALREAAAHAGAWRLTGCTLAVTLEPCTMCAGAIVLARVDRLVYGARDPKAGAVGSLWDVVRDRRLNHRPEVIPPDLVGPDVAARCGAVITEFFALRRLR; translated from the coding sequence ATGAGCGGCGCGCAGCAGGCGCGGGACCGCTACGACGAGGCGCTGCGGCTGGCCCTGGACGAGGCGGAGCGCACCTCCGGCAGTGGGGACGTGCCGGTGGGCGCCGTCGTGCTGGACCCGGCCGGGACCGTCATCGGGGCCGGCCACAACGAGCGCGAGGCCACGGGCGACCCCACCGCGCACGCCGAGGTGCTGGCGCTGCGGGAGGCGGCGGCGCACGCGGGCGCGTGGCGGCTCACCGGGTGCACGCTCGCCGTGACCTTGGAACCCTGCACGATGTGCGCCGGCGCGATCGTCCTGGCGCGGGTGGACCGCCTGGTCTACGGGGCGCGCGACCCCAAGGCGGGCGCGGTCGGCTCGCTGTGGGACGTGGTGCGCGACCGCCGGCTGAACCACCGCCCCGAGGTGATTCCGCCCGATCTGGTCGGCCCCGATGTCGCCGCGCGCTGCGGCGCGGTCATAACCGAGTTTTTTGCACTCCGTCGTCTCCGGTAG
- a CDS encoding class I SAM-dependent DNA methyltransferase: MTEPSFLRTTRTFYDAVAADYADHFRDELAAKPLDRAVLAGFAELVRDAGAGPVADLGCGPGRVTAHLHALGLSAFGVDLSPRMVALARRAHPDLRFDEGSMTALDLPDGALGGIAAWYSIIHTPQEHLPEVFAEFDRVLAPGGHLLLAFQVGDEPLHLARPFGHAVSLDFHRRRPDRVAELLRRAGLDVRARLLREPDEGEGVERTQQAYLLARKPADGGRP; this comes from the coding sequence ATGACCGAACCGTCCTTTCTGCGCACCACCCGGACGTTCTACGACGCCGTGGCCGCCGACTACGCCGATCACTTCCGAGACGAACTGGCGGCCAAGCCGCTGGACCGGGCGGTGCTCGCCGGATTCGCCGAACTCGTTCGGGACGCCGGCGCCGGCCCGGTCGCCGACCTCGGGTGCGGCCCGGGCCGCGTGACGGCGCACCTGCACGCCCTGGGGCTGTCCGCGTTCGGGGTCGACCTGTCGCCGCGGATGGTCGCGCTGGCCCGGCGGGCGCACCCGGACCTGCGGTTCGACGAGGGCTCGATGACGGCTCTGGACCTGCCGGACGGCGCCCTCGGCGGCATCGCGGCCTGGTACTCCATCATCCACACCCCGCAGGAGCATCTGCCGGAGGTCTTCGCCGAGTTCGACCGGGTCCTGGCCCCGGGCGGCCACCTGCTGCTCGCCTTCCAGGTCGGCGACGAGCCGCTGCACCTGGCACGGCCGTTCGGCCACGCGGTGTCGCTCGACTTCCACCGGCGGCGGCCGGACCGCGTCGCCGAGCTGCTGCGCCGGGCCGGGCTGGACGTGCGCGCCCGGCTGCTGCGCGAGCCCGACGAGGGGGAAGGGGTGGAGAGGACGCAGCAGGCCTACCTGCTGGCCCGCAAACCGGCCGACGGCGGCCGGCCATGA
- a CDS encoding tRNA adenosine deaminase-associated protein has protein sequence MTGLEQDDDGSSDFAAVAYREEDYWDVDLLPVALTQDLKGLLHALRQQPSISGAIGLVSVGDDFFIIARVYGRDDVSLFLSDVTASVDWKVARSVLEYLDIDVPDEEDLDQVLPAGDLSILADLGLDEMELGALAGDLDLYPDEVLASISERLGFPQSFQRALDAMG, from the coding sequence ATGACGGGACTCGAACAGGATGACGACGGCTCCAGTGACTTCGCCGCCGTCGCTTATCGCGAAGAGGACTACTGGGACGTCGACCTGCTCCCGGTGGCCCTGACGCAGGATCTGAAGGGACTTCTGCACGCGCTGCGGCAGCAGCCCAGCATCAGCGGCGCGATCGGGCTGGTCTCGGTCGGCGACGACTTCTTCATCATCGCCCGCGTGTACGGGCGCGACGACGTCAGCCTCTTCCTCTCCGACGTCACGGCATCGGTCGACTGGAAGGTGGCGCGCTCGGTCCTGGAGTACCTGGACATCGACGTCCCCGACGAGGAGGACCTCGACCAGGTGCTGCCAGCGGGCGACCTGTCGATCCTGGCCGACCTCGGCCTGGACGAGATGGAGCTCGGGGCGCTCGCGGGCGACCTCGACCTCTACCCGGACGAGGTGCTGGCCAGCATCTCCGAGCGGCTGGGATTCCCGCAGTCCTTCCAGCGTGCGTTGGATGCGATGGGGTAA
- a CDS encoding PH domain-containing protein: protein MRLVTPGDAAPASVNRYLLPHEQQVITMRRHPAILMGPVAMVLGSLIFAGILSNTAIAGSSTVLAVIWWAWLLILVWFVWKVAEWSVDYFVITSARLLATSGLITRQVNMMPLGKVTDMRFERSIVGRMVGYGTFVMESAGQDQALSRINYVPYPEQLYLEVVGLIFPGKEDAA from the coding sequence ATGAGGCTGGTAACCCCGGGCGATGCCGCGCCGGCATCGGTCAACCGCTACCTGCTGCCGCACGAGCAGCAGGTCATCACCATGCGTCGGCATCCGGCCATCCTGATGGGGCCGGTGGCGATGGTGCTCGGCAGCCTCATCTTCGCCGGCATTCTGAGCAACACCGCGATCGCTGGGAGCTCCACCGTACTGGCCGTCATCTGGTGGGCCTGGCTGCTGATCCTCGTCTGGTTCGTGTGGAAGGTCGCGGAGTGGTCGGTGGACTACTTCGTCATCACCTCGGCGCGGCTGCTGGCCACGAGCGGGCTGATCACCCGGCAGGTCAACATGATGCCGCTGGGCAAGGTCACGGACATGCGCTTCGAGCGCTCCATCGTGGGGCGCATGGTCGGCTACGGCACCTTCGTCATGGAGTCCGCCGGTCAGGACCAGGCTCTGAGCAGGATCAACTACGTTCCCTACCCCGAGCAGCTCTACCTCGAGGTCGTCGGGTTGATCTTCCCTGGCAAGGAGGACGCGGCCTAG